The following are encoded in a window of Solidesulfovibrio magneticus RS-1 genomic DNA:
- the ftsY gene encoding signal recognition particle-docking protein FtsY: protein MGFFSKLKKFWTADNAPEATVQPAAEAPAEASAPVDEVAPVAADAAASSPAAEPSAQVAAQPATDLAPLAAPEPADSTSQHEPASGREPVAAPQTAAPMPHHDVVDAEPSSEDRPAPQAEATPAIQPDVPASEAEPLAGTASTPQPEPTSEPAPEPESKPAPAPEAQAIAAVAEPVVSTLKPQPVAAPEPTSVAPAPAAPAAAEDAPWRNALVLALRQAEPKLSVWLDVLLADVDVAGPVLWERLRFLFESLEAPSAEADAFVAKFADWVAVMEYDEVELFRSELQYRLALALDLEDEEDERNRLFLKLSEGLAKTKEQIVKRIDGLLGRHAVIDEAFWEELEEILIMADVGFEPAAKLLDALRDKVRKRGTTDPAVFKDILREELAEIFRTPKTIKAINPPEVVMMIGVNGVGKTTTIAKLAHRDMMRGKKVLIAAGDTFRAAAIEQLHIWAKRVGADFYSKGANADPAAVAFEAMDKALAEGYDVVYLDTAGRLHTKTNLMEELRKIHRVVGKKHPGAPHRSVLVLDATTGQNALSQVKLFGEAAGVDEIILTKLDGTAKGGVVVGIALSFSVPITYVGLGEKMEDLRPFDGQDFAQALLGVE, encoded by the coding sequence ATGGGTTTTTTTTCCAAGCTCAAGAAATTCTGGACGGCGGACAACGCCCCGGAAGCCACGGTTCAACCCGCCGCCGAAGCTCCGGCCGAGGCTTCTGCTCCGGTTGACGAAGTCGCGCCTGTCGCCGCCGATGCGGCAGCATCGTCTCCGGCTGCCGAGCCGTCAGCCCAGGTTGCCGCTCAACCCGCGACCGATCTTGCACCACTCGCCGCGCCGGAACCGGCCGACAGCACGTCCCAGCACGAACCGGCCTCCGGCCGGGAACCCGTTGCCGCGCCCCAGACAGCGGCCCCGATGCCGCATCACGATGTAGTCGATGCAGAGCCTTCGTCTGAAGACCGGCCGGCCCCCCAGGCCGAAGCAACGCCGGCCATCCAGCCTGACGTTCCTGCATCCGAGGCCGAACCGCTGGCCGGGACGGCCTCGACGCCGCAGCCGGAACCCACGTCCGAACCGGCTCCCGAGCCTGAATCGAAGCCGGCTCCCGCCCCCGAGGCGCAGGCCATCGCCGCCGTGGCCGAACCCGTTGTCTCCACGCTCAAGCCCCAGCCTGTCGCCGCGCCCGAACCGACTTCCGTCGCCCCGGCTCCGGCCGCCCCCGCCGCAGCCGAGGACGCGCCGTGGCGCAACGCCCTGGTCCTGGCCCTGCGCCAGGCCGAACCCAAGCTGTCCGTCTGGCTCGACGTGCTGCTGGCCGACGTGGACGTGGCCGGGCCGGTCCTGTGGGAACGTCTGCGCTTCCTGTTCGAAAGTCTGGAAGCGCCGAGCGCCGAGGCCGACGCCTTTGTCGCCAAGTTCGCCGACTGGGTGGCGGTCATGGAGTACGACGAGGTGGAGCTGTTCCGCTCCGAACTCCAGTACCGCCTGGCCCTGGCCCTGGACCTCGAAGACGAGGAAGACGAGCGCAACCGGCTTTTCCTCAAGCTCTCCGAAGGGCTGGCCAAGACCAAGGAACAGATCGTCAAGCGTATCGACGGCCTGCTCGGCCGCCATGCCGTCATTGACGAAGCCTTTTGGGAAGAACTCGAGGAAATCCTCATCATGGCCGACGTGGGCTTCGAGCCGGCGGCCAAGCTGCTGGACGCCCTGCGCGACAAGGTCAGAAAGCGCGGCACCACAGATCCGGCCGTGTTCAAGGATATCCTGCGCGAGGAGCTGGCCGAGATTTTCCGCACCCCCAAGACCATCAAGGCCATCAATCCGCCTGAAGTGGTCATGATGATCGGCGTCAACGGCGTGGGCAAGACCACTACCATCGCCAAGCTGGCCCACCGCGACATGATGCGCGGCAAGAAGGTGCTCATCGCCGCCGGCGACACCTTCCGGGCGGCGGCCATCGAGCAGCTGCACATCTGGGCCAAGCGCGTGGGCGCGGACTTTTACAGCAAGGGCGCCAACGCCGACCCGGCGGCTGTGGCCTTCGAGGCCATGGACAAGGCCCTGGCCGAGGGCTACGACGTGGTCTACCTGGACACGGCCGGCCGGCTGCACACCAAGACCAACCTCATGGAAGAGCTGCGCAAGATCCACCGGGTTGTGGGCAAAAAGCATCCGGGCGCGCCCCACCGCTCGGTGCTGGTGCTGGACGCCACCACCGGCCAGAACGCGCTGTCGCAGGTAAAGCTTTTCGGCGAGGCGGCCGGGGTGGACGAGATCATCCTGACCAAGCTCGACGGCACAGCCAAGGGCGGCGTGGTGGTCGGCATTGCGCTGTCGTTCTCGGTGCCCATCACCTACGTGGGCCTTGGCGAGAAAATGGAAGATCTGCGGCCCTTTGACGGCCAGGATTTCGCCCAGGCGCTGCTCGGGGTGGAATAG
- a CDS encoding carboxymuconolactone decarboxylase family protein — protein MRFLAQLFPEFAAKLDEMDALYAEKRLIDEKTYQFICFAVSVKARSKPCVLKHFKGALDAGASLQELAYILALVMREAAGADDCWTHDVLGDVADIVAGKIDCGCQK, from the coding sequence ATGCGTTTCCTGGCCCAACTGTTCCCGGAGTTTGCGGCGAAACTCGACGAGATGGACGCGCTGTATGCCGAGAAGCGGCTCATCGACGAGAAGACCTACCAGTTCATCTGCTTCGCGGTGTCGGTCAAGGCCCGGTCCAAGCCCTGCGTGCTCAAGCACTTCAAGGGGGCGCTGGACGCCGGAGCCAGCCTGCAGGAGCTGGCCTACATCCTGGCCCTGGTCATGCGCGAGGCGGCCGGCGCCGACGACTGCTGGACCCATGACGTGCTGGGCGACGTAGCCGACATCGTGGCCGGAAAAATCGACTGCGGCTGCCAGAAATAG
- a CDS encoding permease, protein MQHDEKAVQVACACAGTDPEQVAATGRVWPSPRRLVLGGVGLAAWFYLYGKLLGISKFLTYDVMGLTRGSHLGDSIEFFLYDSPKVLMLLTLVVFGVGIIRSFFTPERTRRILAGKRESAGNVMAALLGIVTPFCSCSAVPLFIGFVSAGVPLGVTFSFLVSAPMVNEIAVVLLYGLLGWKVAALYMAMGLAVAVVSGWVLGRLNLERYVEDWVLAIRAGGGDASTTDLTPDGRIDYAIQAVRDILGRTWKWVLLGIGVGAGIHGYVPEGFMAGIMGETNWWSVPVSVLIGIPMYSNAAGIVPVVEALLSKGAALGTVLAFMMAVIALSLPEMVILRKVLKPPLLLAFAGIVGCGILIVGYVFNLIL, encoded by the coding sequence CGGGTGTGGCCCTCGCCGCGCCGCCTGGTCCTGGGGGGCGTCGGCCTGGCCGCCTGGTTTTATCTTTACGGCAAGCTGCTCGGCATCTCGAAATTCCTCACCTACGACGTCATGGGCCTTACACGCGGGTCGCACCTCGGCGATTCCATCGAGTTTTTCCTCTACGATTCGCCTAAGGTGCTCATGCTCCTGACCCTGGTCGTCTTTGGCGTCGGCATCATCCGCTCGTTTTTCACGCCCGAGCGCACCCGCCGCATCCTGGCCGGCAAACGCGAATCCGCCGGAAACGTCATGGCCGCGCTGCTTGGCATCGTCACGCCCTTTTGCTCCTGCTCGGCCGTGCCGCTGTTTATTGGCTTCGTCTCGGCCGGCGTGCCCCTTGGCGTGACGTTTTCCTTCCTCGTGTCCGCGCCCATGGTCAACGAGATCGCGGTGGTGCTGCTCTACGGCCTGCTTGGCTGGAAGGTGGCGGCGCTCTATATGGCCATGGGGCTGGCCGTGGCCGTGGTCTCGGGCTGGGTGCTTGGCCGGCTCAATCTGGAGCGCTACGTGGAGGACTGGGTGCTGGCCATCCGGGCCGGTGGCGGCGATGCGTCCACCACCGACCTTACCCCTGACGGGCGCATCGATTACGCCATCCAGGCCGTGCGCGACATCCTGGGGCGCACCTGGAAATGGGTGCTTCTGGGCATCGGCGTCGGGGCCGGCATCCACGGCTACGTGCCCGAGGGCTTCATGGCCGGCATCATGGGCGAAACCAACTGGTGGTCGGTGCCGGTCTCGGTGTTGATCGGCATTCCCATGTATTCCAACGCCGCCGGCATCGTGCCGGTGGTGGAGGCGCTGCTGTCCAAGGGCGCGGCCCTGGGCACGGTGTTGGCCTTCATGATGGCCGTCATCGCCTTGTCGCTGCCGGAGATGGTGATTTTGCGCAAGGTCCTCAAACCGCCTTTGTTGCTGGCGTTTGCCGGCATTGTCGGCTGTGGCATCCTCATTGTAGGCTATGTCTTCAACCTGATCCTGTAG
- a CDS encoding thioredoxin family protein: MLIQVLGTGCSKCNELEKLVKDVVAAKGCDATVEKVTDLQQIAMLGVFVTPGLVIDGAVKAAGKMPTRQEIEGWIG; this comes from the coding sequence ATGTTGATTCAGGTGCTCGGCACAGGGTGTTCCAAGTGCAATGAGCTGGAAAAGCTGGTCAAGGACGTGGTGGCGGCCAAGGGCTGCGACGCGACCGTGGAAAAAGTGACCGATCTGCAGCAGATCGCCATGCTGGGCGTCTTCGTGACGCCGGGCCTGGTCATCGACGGCGCGGTCAAGGCGGCGGGGAAGATGCCCACGCGCCAGGAAATCGAAGGGTGGATTGGGTAG